From the Leptospira sp. WS60.C2 genome, one window contains:
- a CDS encoding SRPBCC family protein: MKRILLFAFGTSFLLIGLVVLFLAVGYFQEPKFHKETSEWLKAEPEDIWNFITDIQDLPNRRKEVISVKILETKADGTPSKWLETPDMGGYMIFELREFVPNRKWKIELTDASFKMRGSWTYSLEPKIPGTLVTITEDSEITSIPVRGAYYLAGRDATLTKEMEMIRNRFSGR; this comes from the coding sequence ATGAAGCGCATTCTCCTTTTTGCTTTTGGAACTAGTTTTTTACTGATTGGTCTTGTTGTATTGTTTCTTGCAGTTGGCTATTTCCAAGAACCAAAATTTCACAAAGAAACCAGTGAATGGCTAAAAGCAGAACCAGAAGACATTTGGAATTTCATCACCGATATCCAAGACCTCCCGAACCGAAGAAAGGAAGTCATCTCAGTCAAAATTCTTGAAACAAAAGCCGATGGAACCCCAAGCAAATGGTTAGAAACACCAGATATGGGTGGGTATATGATTTTCGAGTTACGTGAGTTTGTACCCAATCGAAAGTGGAAAATTGAACTAACGGATGCCAGTTTTAAAATGCGTGGATCATGGACGTATTCATTAGAGCCTAAAATTCCAGGAACACTTGTGACCATCACGGAAGATTCTGAAATCACAAGTATACCAGTGCGTGGCGCTTATTACCTAGCTGGTCGTGATGCCACACTGACAAAAGAAATGGAAATGATTCGCAATCGATTTAGCGGTCGTTAG
- a CDS encoding nuclear transport factor 2 family protein: MNANEELIQKFYTAFQNKDGQTMISLYHPEIQFEDPAFGTLRGKEAGAMWLMLLERGQNLTIRFSNIQANEKEGSADWEADYSFSKTGRLVQNKIHAKFTFQDGKIIQHKDHFSMWKWLGMAMGPIGYLLGWWPALGNKVRKEAITGLQLYMKRKRM; the protein is encoded by the coding sequence ATGAATGCAAATGAAGAGTTGATCCAAAAGTTTTATACAGCCTTTCAAAACAAAGACGGACAAACCATGATTTCCCTTTACCACCCAGAGATCCAATTTGAGGACCCTGCGTTTGGAACATTACGTGGAAAAGAAGCTGGTGCTATGTGGCTTATGCTTTTAGAAAGAGGCCAAAATTTAACGATTCGATTTTCGAATATCCAAGCCAATGAAAAGGAAGGTTCGGCCGATTGGGAAGCTGATTATAGTTTCAGTAAAACAGGAAGACTTGTTCAAAATAAAATCCATGCAAAGTTCACGTTCCAAGATGGTAAAATCATCCAACACAAAGATCATTTTTCCATGTGGAAGTGGCTTGGAATGGCAATGGGACCGATTGGTTATTTACTCGGTTGGTGGCCAGCTCTCGGAAACAAAGTCAGAAAAGAAGCAATCACTGGCTTACAATTGTATATGAAACGAAAACGAATGTAG
- a CDS encoding rhodanese-like domain-containing protein, whose protein sequence is MNRMVLIAIVIVAVLFIVYQLRNSSGMNQSGLKEKIDSGALVVDVRTVTEFNSGHFPNAKNIPIDEVSKRVDEFGDKNQTIILYCASGGRSGSAKSFLESIGYKQVINAGGLSNMPSP, encoded by the coding sequence TTGAATCGAATGGTCCTCATCGCAATTGTCATTGTAGCTGTTTTATTTATCGTTTATCAATTGAGAAATTCGTCTGGTATGAATCAGTCAGGGCTAAAAGAAAAAATTGATTCAGGAGCACTTGTCGTCGACGTACGAACAGTGACGGAATTCAATTCTGGGCATTTTCCGAATGCAAAGAACATCCCGATCGATGAAGTTTCCAAACGTGTGGATGAGTTTGGTGATAAAAATCAAACCATCATTCTTTATTGCGCTTCTGGTGGTAGAAGTGGCAGCGCCAAATCGTTTTTAGAATCCATTGGATACAAACAAGTGATCAACGCTGGTGGTTTATCCAATATGCCTAGTCCTTGA
- a CDS encoding phosphoribosyl-AMP cyclohydrolase has product MIQIPSGKDIVLLSKPSLLAHEVNLKVIDSKQAEEFVADFDFNQKKLFVDCDEDAFLEISPSMTLADKHLLWENGKIAIEPKDLNSILERMPKLSPFLAQDEFGKDLMLAWGKKESLLHALETGYGTYFSRSRNGKWVKGEESGHLQQLKRVYVHLNPFFIQYVTEQKGAACHTGYYSCFFRELGKNQSVSFVYPNKVGE; this is encoded by the coding sequence ATGATTCAAATTCCCAGCGGAAAAGACATCGTTTTACTCTCTAAACCTTCCCTGTTAGCACATGAAGTAAATCTGAAAGTGATCGATTCTAAACAGGCAGAAGAATTCGTAGCAGATTTTGATTTCAATCAGAAAAAACTATTCGTTGATTGCGATGAAGATGCATTTTTAGAAATTTCACCTTCAATGACTTTGGCCGATAAACATTTGTTATGGGAAAATGGAAAAATCGCAATCGAGCCAAAAGATCTGAATTCTATTTTAGAAAGAATGCCTAAGTTGTCCCCATTTTTAGCACAGGATGAATTTGGTAAAGATTTGATGTTAGCATGGGGAAAAAAAGAAAGTCTACTCCATGCCTTAGAGACTGGCTATGGAACTTATTTCAGTCGATCGCGAAACGGGAAGTGGGTGAAAGGCGAAGAATCAGGACATTTGCAACAGTTAAAACGTGTTTATGTCCACTTAAACCCTTTCTTCATTCAATATGTTACGGAACAAAAGGGCGCAGCTTGCCACACAGGATATTATTCTTGTTTTTTTCGTGAACTTGGCAAGAATCAAAGTGTTTCATTCGTCTATCCTAATAAAGTAGGAGAGTGA
- a CDS encoding adenylate/guanylate cyclase domain-containing protein yields MATKSEQVLQEKEIQGIKFSLYGKMIVFSILTIATFFVAQTLYELFTVTIISVSLNIILYILSKFLKKRKFVSFVGLFCVLIDLVIVTVLPFVWYNAVGGESQVPRTYLIKTYVHFIIAGTLIMNAFSIQPIYPMIYALGVVISQAGILVYAQQDPRFISTESFKEALLGPAAHVNNYIMSMGIIGILGFFLAYLTYRVRRTVLSAVTNEVKMTQLTRYFSPNVVDELDNADEDFFKPGGKESTVAVLFCDIAHFTQISESLGPQKTMSLLSEYHSFMLDIVFHHNGTLDKFIGDGMMVTFGTPVPSKDDATKSVQAGISMLQALADWNRKRQENGEKLVEIRIGIHYGPVIVGNVGVEKRLEYTVIGDTVNAASRLESLGKELKRNFLISRELYDHISLEFRQNLKVKTMGTLALRGKTKTTEILAIEVNV; encoded by the coding sequence ATGGCAACAAAGTCGGAACAAGTTCTTCAGGAAAAAGAAATCCAAGGGATTAAATTTAGTCTCTATGGGAAAATGATTGTTTTTAGTATTTTAACAATTGCTACCTTCTTTGTTGCGCAAACACTTTATGAGTTATTTACAGTCACGATTATATCAGTTTCTCTAAATATCATATTATACATACTTTCTAAATTTTTAAAAAAAAGAAAGTTCGTTTCATTCGTGGGTTTATTTTGTGTTTTAATTGATTTGGTTATAGTTACCGTCTTGCCTTTTGTCTGGTACAATGCAGTCGGTGGTGAATCGCAAGTACCTAGAACCTATCTGATCAAGACATATGTCCACTTTATCATAGCTGGAACTTTGATTATGAATGCATTTAGCATCCAACCAATTTATCCAATGATTTATGCGTTAGGTGTGGTGATTAGCCAGGCAGGAATTTTGGTGTATGCACAACAAGATCCACGGTTTATAAGCACGGAAAGTTTTAAAGAAGCGTTACTTGGCCCTGCAGCTCATGTAAACAATTATATTATGTCCATGGGGATCATCGGTATATTGGGATTTTTTTTGGCATACCTTACTTATCGTGTTAGGCGAACTGTGCTCTCCGCCGTGACGAATGAAGTCAAGATGACTCAACTCACACGTTACTTTTCTCCCAATGTTGTTGATGAATTAGATAATGCTGATGAAGACTTTTTTAAGCCAGGTGGAAAGGAATCTACAGTTGCCGTTTTATTTTGTGACATTGCTCATTTTACACAAATCTCAGAATCATTAGGTCCCCAAAAGACAATGTCCCTTTTATCAGAATATCATAGTTTTATGTTGGATATTGTCTTTCATCACAATGGTACCTTAGATAAGTTTATAGGGGATGGAATGATGGTTACCTTCGGAACTCCCGTTCCCTCTAAGGATGATGCAACAAAATCTGTCCAAGCAGGAATATCCATGTTACAAGCATTAGCTGATTGGAATCGCAAGAGGCAAGAAAATGGAGAAAAATTAGTCGAAATTCGTATCGGGATTCATTATGGCCCTGTCATTGTCGGGAACGTAGGTGTTGAAAAACGATTGGAATACACGGTGATCGGAGATACCGTGAATGCGGCAAGTCGCCTAGAATCACTTGGCAAAGAATTAAAACGAAATTTTTTAATCTCTAGGGAGCTGTATGATCATATCTCTCTAGAATTTCGACAAAACTTAAAAGTTAAAACCATGGGAACCTTGGCACTTCGTGGGAAAACGAAAACCACAGAAATTTTGGCAATCGAGGTAAATGTATGA
- the metG gene encoding methionine--tRNA ligase, translating into MSKHILVTSALPYANGSIHLGHILEAVQTDIWVRFQKLIGNECYFFCADDTHGTPIMIAAKKAGKTPESMIEEVQKEHFKDLTSFGVEYDNYYTTNSEENRKFSESIYLTLKKNGHIVARNIEQSYCEHDKMFLPDRFIKGTCPKCGAKDQYGDSCEVCGTSYSPKDLKESYCSICGTTPVLKESKHLFFKLQDFQDQLKTWMEEGNRLNEGAQKKLQEWFTSGLQEWDISRDGPYFGFAIPEEENKYFYVWLDAPIGYMASSLNHLKDEKRFNEFWKDGKGEIVHFIGKDILYFHGLFWPAMLMGSGYKAPSQLNVHGFLTVNGEKMSKSRGTFINASTFAKYLDVEHFRFYMACRLGSGMEDVDISFDDFVSRVNSDLIGNLVNLVSRVSTSILDKMDRKLGSLSTEGKSLVTELLGKETEIREAYESRNYSKVMREITGLGDKVNKYVNDYAPWNLIKTDVEKAREVVTTSLNCAKILFTYLAPVTPKIAKSIAELFQISKLSFLNLSETIESKALGPYQMLSKRVEEKNISLMISETKEAFEKSNPTQSKQEQTKSNANEAKTATVSEDGLISIDELTKVELRVGLIKEANPVEGADKLLFVKVDLGEKGIKNVFAGIKASYTAEELVGKKVVVVANLKPRQMKFGLSEAMLLASGKEKTLSLFVPDRDANPGDLLK; encoded by the coding sequence ATGTCGAAACACATCTTAGTTACAAGTGCTTTGCCTTATGCCAACGGTTCTATCCATTTAGGACATATTTTGGAAGCCGTCCAAACAGACATTTGGGTGCGATTTCAAAAGTTAATTGGGAACGAATGTTATTTTTTCTGTGCTGATGACACACATGGTACCCCTATCATGATCGCAGCTAAAAAGGCAGGGAAAACTCCTGAATCTATGATTGAGGAAGTACAAAAAGAACATTTTAAAGACCTTACATCCTTTGGCGTTGAATATGATAATTACTACACAACAAACTCCGAAGAAAACCGAAAGTTTTCAGAATCAATTTATTTAACTCTTAAAAAAAATGGACACATTGTTGCTCGCAACATTGAACAGTCGTATTGCGAACATGATAAGATGTTTTTACCAGATCGATTCATCAAAGGAACTTGTCCGAAGTGTGGAGCAAAAGACCAATATGGTGATTCTTGCGAAGTGTGCGGAACAAGTTACTCTCCTAAAGATTTAAAAGAATCGTATTGTTCCATTTGTGGAACAACTCCTGTTTTAAAAGAATCCAAACATTTATTTTTTAAACTACAAGACTTTCAAGATCAATTGAAAACTTGGATGGAAGAAGGTAACCGTTTGAATGAAGGTGCCCAAAAGAAATTACAGGAATGGTTTACCTCTGGATTACAAGAATGGGACATCAGCCGCGATGGCCCTTACTTTGGTTTTGCGATTCCGGAAGAAGAAAACAAATATTTTTATGTTTGGTTGGACGCTCCTATTGGATACATGGCATCTTCCTTGAATCATTTAAAAGATGAGAAAAGGTTCAATGAGTTCTGGAAGGACGGAAAGGGAGAAATTGTACATTTCATTGGTAAAGACATACTCTATTTTCATGGTTTGTTTTGGCCTGCGATGCTAATGGGTTCTGGTTACAAGGCACCATCACAATTGAACGTACACGGATTTTTAACCGTCAATGGCGAAAAAATGTCCAAGTCTCGTGGAACCTTTATCAATGCTTCCACATTTGCAAAATACTTGGATGTTGAACATTTCCGTTTTTATATGGCATGTCGCCTTGGTTCTGGAATGGAAGACGTCGATATATCTTTTGATGATTTTGTTTCCCGCGTAAATTCCGATTTGATTGGAAATTTAGTGAACTTGGTATCAAGAGTTTCCACATCGATCCTAGATAAAATGGATAGAAAATTAGGAAGTTTGTCTACTGAGGGAAAATCATTAGTAACAGAACTTCTAGGAAAAGAAACCGAAATTCGAGAAGCATATGAGTCGCGTAACTATTCCAAGGTGATGCGTGAAATTACAGGACTAGGAGACAAAGTCAATAAGTATGTAAATGATTACGCTCCATGGAATTTGATCAAAACAGATGTGGAAAAGGCTAGGGAAGTGGTAACAACCTCTCTCAATTGTGCAAAAATTTTGTTCACCTATCTTGCACCTGTAACTCCGAAAATTGCCAAATCCATTGCCGAGTTGTTTCAAATTTCAAAATTATCGTTCCTGAATTTATCAGAAACGATTGAAAGCAAAGCACTCGGTCCCTACCAAATGTTGTCCAAACGAGTTGAGGAAAAAAATATTTCACTAATGATTTCAGAAACAAAAGAAGCGTTTGAAAAATCAAATCCGACACAATCGAAACAAGAACAAACAAAGTCTAATGCGAACGAAGCCAAAACAGCTACTGTCTCCGAAGATGGATTGATCAGCATCGATGAACTTACGAAAGTAGAGTTACGAGTGGGTCTCATTAAAGAAGCAAATCCTGTGGAAGGTGCCGATAAACTCTTGTTTGTAAAAGTAGATTTAGGAGAAAAAGGTATTAAAAACGTATTTGCGGGAATTAAAGCGAGTTACACTGCGGAAGAATTAGTTGGTAAAAAAGTGGTTGTAGTTGCCAATTTAAAACCACGCCAAATGAAATTTGGTTTATCAGAAGCTATGTTACTTGCTTCAGGGAAGGAAAAAACATTATCATTGTTTGTTCCTGATCGCGATGCAAATCCGGGGGACCTTTTAAAATAA
- a CDS encoding TerB family tellurite resistance protein, whose product MKLKDETMPINFLFVMAKKIVQNLKQVKGNKKSHPETIHKTLDIESDLHIEYAKVLLSLWSYACNADGQFKKKEGEIVGELVNVLFEPDCLLSGFQSQKKQVLEILSHTFENPLPMKTISKVVSDSDEYALNFFEDAVCIVASDGTLNKAEIQFLDDLAKEFKISPMDKMRVEKKYLA is encoded by the coding sequence ATGAAGTTGAAGGATGAGACAATGCCAATAAACTTCCTGTTTGTTATGGCCAAGAAAATCGTTCAAAATTTGAAACAAGTCAAGGGAAATAAAAAGAGTCACCCGGAAACCATCCACAAAACCCTAGACATCGAAAGTGACCTGCACATCGAATATGCAAAAGTATTATTAAGTCTATGGTCGTATGCATGTAATGCAGACGGTCAGTTCAAAAAGAAAGAAGGGGAAATTGTAGGCGAATTGGTAAATGTTTTATTTGAACCAGATTGTTTGCTCAGTGGATTCCAATCCCAAAAAAAACAAGTATTGGAAATTTTATCTCACACCTTCGAAAATCCTCTCCCGATGAAAACGATTTCCAAAGTCGTTTCTGATAGTGACGAGTATGCCCTGAATTTTTTTGAAGATGCGGTGTGTATTGTTGCCTCAGATGGAACTCTCAACAAAGCTGAAATCCAATTTCTGGATGACCTAGCAAAAGAATTCAAAATCAGCCCAATGGACAAAATGAGAGTCGAAAAAAAATACCTTGCGTAA